A portion of the Mesoplasma entomophilum genome contains these proteins:
- the eno gene encoding phosphopyruvate hydratase: MSRIEKIIAREVLDSRGTPTVEVELWTEFGGYGIAKAPSGASTGENEALELRDGDKARYNGKGVLKAVANVNDKIAPALIGHDVQDQLGLDRVMIKLDGTEFKKKLGANGMLAVSLAAAHAAASELEVPLYRYIGGVQAKRLPVPMLNVINGGEHADSAIDFQEFMIMPVGAPTFKEALRWSSETFQALKSLLHDKGDITAVGDEGGFAPHFSWAYAKQDLASFKAKTPAEIALDLLVEAITKAGYKVGKDGIMIAMDCASSELYFEDKKYHFKKIEKVTGQEWAFTTEEMIAYLEKLVNNYPIISIEDGLSEKDWDGFVQLTEKIGDRVQIVGDDLFTTNPRFIKEGISKDAANSTLIKLNQIGTLSETVEAITMTQKAGWTAVVSHRSGETEDATIADLAVAFNAGQIKTGSMSRSDRIAKYNRLLQIEDQLGEDAIYDGYATFYNLKINK, from the coding sequence ATGTCAAGAATTGAGAAAATTATTGCACGTGAAGTATTAGACTCACGTGGTACTCCAACTGTTGAAGTTGAATTATGAACTGAATTTGGTGGATATGGAATTGCTAAAGCACCATCAGGAGCATCAACTGGAGAAAACGAAGCTTTAGAACTAAGAGATGGAGATAAAGCACGTTACAACGGAAAAGGTGTTTTAAAAGCAGTTGCAAACGTAAATGATAAAATTGCACCAGCTTTAATTGGACACGATGTTCAAGACCAATTAGGTTTAGACAGAGTAATGATTAAATTAGATGGAACTGAATTTAAGAAAAAATTAGGAGCAAACGGTATGTTAGCTGTTTCATTAGCTGCAGCTCACGCAGCAGCAAGTGAATTAGAAGTTCCTTTATACAGATACATTGGTGGAGTTCAAGCAAAACGTTTACCTGTTCCAATGTTAAACGTTATTAATGGTGGAGAACACGCTGATTCAGCAATCGATTTCCAAGAATTCATGATTATGCCAGTTGGAGCACCAACTTTCAAAGAAGCATTAAGATGATCATCAGAAACTTTCCAAGCATTAAAATCATTATTACATGATAAAGGGGATATTACTGCTGTTGGAGACGAAGGTGGATTTGCACCTCACTTCTCATGAGCTTATGCTAAACAAGACTTAGCTTCATTTAAAGCTAAAACACCTGCTGAAATTGCATTAGACTTATTAGTTGAAGCTATTACAAAAGCTGGTTACAAAGTTGGTAAAGATGGAATCATGATCGCAATGGACTGTGCTTCATCAGAATTATACTTTGAAGACAAAAAATACCACTTCAAAAAAATTGAAAAAGTTACTGGTCAAGAATGAGCATTCACTACAGAAGAAATGATTGCTTACTTAGAAAAATTAGTAAACAACTACCCAATTATTTCAATCGAAGATGGATTAAGTGAAAAAGACTGAGATGGATTCGTTCAATTAACTGAAAAAATTGGAGACAGAGTTCAAATCGTTGGAGATGACTTATTTACAACAAACCCAAGATTTATTAAAGAAGGAATCAGCAAAGATGCTGCTAACTCAACTTTAATTAAATTAAACCAAATTGGAACTTTATCAGAAACTGTTGAAGCTATTACTATGACTCAAAAAGCTGGTTGAACTGCAGTTGTTTCACACCGTTCAGGAGAAACAGAAGACGCAACAATCGCTGACTTAGCTGTAGCATTTAACGCAGGTCAAATCAAAACAGGATCAATGTCACGTTCAGATAGAATTGCTAAATACAACAGATTATTACAAATCGAAGACCAATTAGGTGAAGATGCAATCTACGATGGATATGCAACATTCTACAACTTAAAAATTAATAAATAA
- the ruvX gene encoding Holliday junction resolvase RuvX — MSNILGLDVGSKTVGLASSTGKVAKKEITLKFEEWNFEEGVNLLTEFIKDKNYDTFVFGYPKNMNGSIGERAEMVDYFIEGFLVYNTDIKEDQIVRIDERRTTKMAKSIMIEAGLSRQKQKENKDTLAAQLILETYLEQINK, encoded by the coding sequence ATGAGTAATATTTTAGGACTTGATGTTGGAAGTAAAACTGTTGGATTGGCATCTTCCACTGGTAAGGTAGCTAAAAAAGAAATTACTTTGAAATTTGAAGAATGAAATTTTGAAGAGGGTGTCAATTTATTAACAGAATTCATTAAAGATAAAAACTATGATACTTTTGTTTTTGGTTATCCAAAAAACATGAATGGTTCAATAGGTGAAAGAGCAGAAATGGTTGATTATTTCATTGAAGGTTTCTTAGTTTATAACACAGATATAAAAGAGGATCAAATCGTTAGAATAGATGAAAGAAGAACTACTAAGATGGCAAAATCAATAATGATTGAAGCAGGATTATCACGTCAAAAACAAAAAGAAAACAAAGATACTTTAGCTGCACAGTTGATTTTAGAAACATATTTAGAACAAATTAATAAATAA
- a CDS encoding cytidine deaminase family protein, which translates to MNYDNLLEIVKKEVYEREFKTEKVTAGAVASVLVTKDNNIYTGVCVVMDCALGTCAERSAAFQMIKNNETEIRTILTIGRNGYIYPPCGACLELIKLINPNNENTRFYISKDQTLNLNELMIKNWQDKEKMEKY; encoded by the coding sequence ATGAATTATGATAATTTATTAGAAATTGTTAAAAAAGAAGTTTATGAAAGGGAATTTAAAACTGAAAAAGTAACAGCTGGTGCTGTTGCTTCAGTATTAGTAACAAAAGATAATAATATTTACACAGGAGTTTGTGTTGTCATGGATTGTGCATTGGGAACATGTGCTGAAAGATCTGCGGCATTTCAAATGATTAAAAATAATGAAACTGAAATTAGAACAATTTTAACTATAGGCAGAAATGGTTATATCTATCCACCATGTGGGGCATGTTTAGAATTGATTAAGTTAATAAATCCTAATAATGAAAATACACGATTTTATATTTCAAAAGATCAAACATTGAATTTAAATGAATTAATGATTAAAAACTGACAAGATAAAGAAAAAATGGAAAAATATTAA
- the hpt gene encoding hypoxanthine phosphoribosyltransferase, protein MKQHPLAKEILFTDKQIEQRTKEVAKEVKAYYEKTSDSENTLLVIGLLKGCVPFYQTFCMNYEADLEMDFMVISSYLGGTKSNGEPKINLDVNSSVKDRDILIVEDIIESGITLDYVRKYLLNKGAKSVKILTMLDKPTERKVEIQPDWACFSIEKHFVIGYGLDYQEKLRNLPYVAICDTEKLENWKW, encoded by the coding sequence ATGAAACAACACCCATTAGCTAAAGAAATTTTATTTACAGATAAACAAATAGAACAAAGAACAAAGGAAGTAGCAAAAGAAGTTAAAGCCTACTATGAAAAAACTTCAGATAGTGAAAACACTTTACTAGTTATAGGTTTGTTAAAAGGATGCGTTCCTTTTTATCAAACATTTTGTATGAACTATGAAGCAGACTTAGAAATGGACTTTATGGTTATAAGTTCATATCTTGGTGGAACAAAAAGCAATGGAGAGCCTAAAATTAATTTAGACGTTAATTCATCAGTTAAAGATCGTGATATTTTAATAGTTGAAGATATTATTGAATCTGGTATTACTTTAGATTATGTTAGAAAGTATTTACTTAACAAAGGTGCTAAGTCAGTCAAAATATTAACAATGCTAGATAAACCAACTGAAAGAAAAGTAGAAATACAACCTGATTGAGCATGTTTTTCAATAGAAAAACATTTTGTAATCGGTTATGGTTTAGATTATCAAGAAAAGTTAAGAAATTTACCTTATGTTGCAATTTGTGACACTGAGAAATTAGAAAATTGAAAATGATAG
- a CDS encoding phosphatase PAP2 family protein — translation MKLLKDKQILKKPYLYAFLLIGITLFTIFMVGTFLDAQIAENIYREKSWFGYAFDKFGQLAFLIPVNFCVMGIFIYLTDKRKDWSVQLFIFKIIYLTLIYAGIAFYLFAPLMSNKDKHTNEVSVDIFNTFIFWIFFIATSIFYKLNPNFTEQRNFLWKVGLVIIYVIAIFLTTELLKNIFSRPRPIKSVINGEVPYREWWNITYVYGFGKNKSFPSGHVTSSITILGLALLFKKDSLYYYGVILVAFVLAGLVGSSRMVLAKHFLSDISFACIMAVTWFLIFENVFLKMLNKKLGGDYE, via the coding sequence ATGAAACTACTAAAAGACAAACAAATACTTAAAAAACCATACTTATATGCTTTTTTATTAATAGGAATAACATTGTTTACCATCTTTATGGTAGGAACTTTTTTGGATGCTCAAATAGCAGAAAATATTTATCGAGAAAAGTCATGATTTGGTTACGCATTTGATAAATTTGGGCAATTAGCATTTCTTATTCCTGTTAATTTTTGTGTTATGGGAATATTTATATACTTAACAGATAAAAGAAAAGACTGATCAGTACAACTTTTCATATTTAAAATAATTTACTTAACTTTGATCTATGCTGGAATTGCATTTTATTTATTTGCTCCTTTAATGTCTAATAAAGACAAGCATACAAATGAAGTTAGTGTAGACATATTTAATACTTTCATATTCTGAATATTTTTTATAGCAACAAGTATATTTTATAAATTAAATCCAAATTTCACAGAACAAAGAAACTTTTTATGAAAAGTGGGGCTAGTTATTATTTATGTAATTGCAATTTTTTTGACAACAGAACTTTTAAAAAACATTTTCTCAAGACCAAGACCCATTAAATCAGTTATTAATGGAGAAGTTCCGTACCGTGAATGATGAAATATTACTTATGTTTATGGATTTGGTAAAAATAAATCATTTCCTTCTGGACACGTAACAAGTTCAATTACTATTTTAGGATTAGCATTATTATTTAAAAAAGATAGTTTATATTATTATGGTGTTATATTAGTTGCATTTGTGTTAGCTGGTTTAGTAGGTAGTTCAAGAATGGTTTTAGCAAAGCACTTTTTATCAGATATATCATTTGCTTGTATTATGGCAGTCACTTGATTTTTAATATTTGAAAATGTATTTTTGAAAATGCTAAATAAAAAACTTGGAGGAGACTATGAGTAA